From the Cryptomeria japonica chromosome 2, Sugi_1.0, whole genome shotgun sequence genome, one window contains:
- the LOC131049159 gene encoding trans-cinnamate 4-monooxygenase, which yields MASLFSDSFLSVSSMQNTVLLVAVLFVTLFSDSFLSVSSMQNTVLLVAVLFVTLLVIARVVRKRPKLPPGPLSLPIFGNWLQVGNDLNHRNLMKMAKKYGDVFMLRLGCRNLVVVSSPELAKQVLHTQGVEFGSRKNNLVFDIFTGNGQDMVFTVYGEHWRKMRRIMTLPFFTQKVVQHCRGEWEEEIQRVVEDVQANEMALERGIVIRKRLQLMLYNVMYRMMFDHRFESQEDPLFVQATGFNAARSRLAQSFEYNYGDFIPILRPFLRGYLNKCRELQSRRLKFFNDFFVQERRKILAKGKGDGQVKKCAIDHILEAESKGEINEQNVLYIVENINVAAIETTLWSMEWALAELVNHPEVQAKVRSELERVVGKGEEVKEEDVEKLPYLQAVVKETMRLHTPIPLLVPHMNLEEASIDGFRIPRESKVVVNAWWLGNNPEWWRDPSEFRPERFMEEEEETEAAVGGKVDFRFLPFGMGRRGCPGIILALPLLGLVIGRLLNNFELLPPPGEEKIDVSEKGGQFSLHIAHHSTIRFSPV from the exons ATGGCATCATTGTTTAGTGATAGTTTTCTGTCTGTGTCTTCAATGCAAAATACTGTGTTGTTAGTAGCAGTtctatttgtcacattgtttagtGATAGTTTTCTGTCTGTGTCTTCAATGCAAAATACTGTGTTGTTAGTAGCAGTTCTATTTGTCACATTGTTAGTAATAGCTAGAGTTGTGAGGAAACGCCCCAAGCTGCCTCCTGGCCCGCTGTCTTTGCCCATATTTGGCAATTGGCTTCAAGTGGGCAACGATCTGAATCACAGAAATCTTATGAAAATGGCCAAAAAGTATGGGGATGTTTTCATGCTGAGATTGGGGTGTAGAAATTTAGTGGTGGTGTCGAGTCCCGAGCTTGCAAAACAAGTTCTTCATACTCAGGGTGTCGAATTCGGGTCTAGGAAGAACAACCTGGTGTTTGATATATTCACGGGCAATGGGCAAGACATGGTGTTCACTGTCTATGGTGAGCACTGGAGAAAGATGAGAAGGATTATGACTCTTCCCTTCTTTACTCAGAAAGTTGTCCAACACTGCAGAGGAGAATGGGAGGAGGAGATTCAGAGAGTCGTTGAAGATGTTCAGGCCAATGAAATGGCCTTAGAGAGAGGTATAGTTATTAGGAAGAGGCTTCAGCTCATGCTTTATAATGTCATGTATAGGATGATGTTTGACCACAGGTTCGAGTCTCAGGAGGACCCGCTGTTCGTTCAGGCCACGGGTTTTAATGCGGCGAGAAGCCGACTGGCGCAGAGCTTTGAGTACAACTATGGGGACTTCATTCCCATCTTGAGGCCGTTCTTGAGAGGGTATTTGAACAAGTGCAGGGAGTTGCAGAGCAGGAGGCTTAAGTTTTTTAACGACTTCTTCGTCCAAGAACGAAG GAAGATTTTGGCGAAAGGGAAGGGCGATGGGCAGGTAAAAAAGTGTGCAATAGATCACATACTGGAAGCAGAGAGCAAGGGAGAAATCAATGAGCAAAATGTGCTGTACATCGTGGAGAATATAAACGTGGCTGCCATAGAGACGACACTGTGGTCGATGGAGTGGGCTCTTGCGGAGCTGGTGAACCATCCTGAAGTGCAGGCCAAGGTGAGAAGTGAATTGGAGAGAGTTGTTGGGAAAGGGGAGGAGGTAAAGGAGGAGGACGTTGAGAAGCTGCCGTATTTGCAAGCGGTGGTGAAAGAGACTATGAGGTTGCACACACCCATTCCGCTGCTCGTTCCACACATGAACTTGGAGGAGGCCTCCATTGATGGCTTTCGAATTCCTCGGGAGAGCAAGGTGGTGGTGAACGCTTGGTGGCTGGGGAACAATCCCGAATGGTGGCGGGATCCATCAGAGTTCAGGCCGGAGAGAtttatggaggaggaggaggagactgAGGCGGCTGTGGGGGGGAAAGTGGACTTCCGTTTTCTGCCATTTGGAATGGGTAGAAGGGGCTGCCCTGGAATCATCCTTGCCTTGCCTCTGCTCGGCCTGGTAATTGGGAGATTGTTGAACAACTTCGAGCTGCTTCCTCCGCCAGGTGAGGAGAAGATCGATGTGAGTGAAAAGGGTGGGCAGTTCAGTCTCCATATCGCTCACCATTCTACCATACGTTTCAGTCCTGTTTGA